From a region of the Dehalococcoidia bacterium genome:
- a CDS encoding alpha/beta fold hydrolase, which produces MQAPAVRYARTSDGFAIAYTVAGNGPPFVFMPWPFSHRGLWWQSVFGGPISVALARRFRLVQYDARGQGMSSRGLPEDHSLDDYLLDLEAVVDHLGLDRFVLYGGPVSSHVAVRYASTNPHRVRALVLGDVTVRGAWGGEIPEFDQLMRRDWELFLHTIASSFSLYGAPVELSYWRESTTQEDCMRMGRAAAASDISALLPALAVPTLIINTRRLREDSPVTALAKQGQAIATAIPDARLILVDGFARCWYSTGTEPPQAVQLIEDFLRGLPEADRSPWPVAPGLSSRQREVLELLAEGKTNREIAEELVLSERTVQRHVADIYARIGARNRAEATAFVHRRAVG; this is translated from the coding sequence ATGCAGGCTCCTGCGGTCAGGTACGCGCGAACTTCTGACGGGTTCGCCATCGCCTACACGGTCGCCGGAAACGGCCCGCCATTTGTCTTCATGCCCTGGCCGTTCAGCCACCGCGGGTTGTGGTGGCAATCAGTTTTCGGGGGGCCGATTTCCGTAGCCCTCGCTCGGCGCTTTCGCCTCGTCCAGTACGACGCGCGTGGGCAGGGTATGTCGAGCCGCGGCCTCCCCGAAGACCACTCGCTCGATGACTACCTCCTGGACCTCGAGGCGGTTGTCGACCACCTGGGCCTGGATCGTTTCGTCCTTTATGGCGGACCTGTCTCCTCCCACGTCGCGGTCCGCTACGCGAGCACGAACCCGCACCGCGTGCGGGCCCTTGTGCTTGGCGACGTCACGGTACGAGGCGCCTGGGGTGGCGAGATCCCCGAATTCGACCAGCTCATGCGGCGTGACTGGGAGCTCTTCCTCCATACGATTGCCTCGAGCTTCTCCCTCTATGGAGCACCGGTTGAACTGAGCTATTGGCGCGAGTCCACGACTCAGGAAGACTGCATGCGGATGGGCAGGGCAGCGGCAGCTTCCGACATTTCTGCGCTTCTTCCCGCCCTAGCGGTTCCCACCCTCATCATCAACACCCGCCGCCTCAGGGAGGACAGCCCGGTAACCGCCCTGGCGAAGCAAGGACAAGCCATAGCCACGGCGATCCCCGATGCGCGCCTCATACTCGTCGATGGCTTTGCCCGTTGCTGGTACTCCACCGGGACGGAGCCGCCGCAAGCTGTCCAGCTCATCGAGGACTTCCTGCGCGGCCTGCCGGAAGCTGACCGCTCGCCCTGGCCGGTCGCCCCCGGCCTCTCCTCGCGCCAGCGAGAAGTCCTGGAGCTCCTCGCCGAGGGTAAGACCAACCGCGAAATCGCCGAGGAACTGGTCCTGAGCGAGCGCACCGTGCAGCGGCACGTCGCCGACATCTACGCCCGTATCGGCGCCCGCAACCGCGCGGAAGCCACCGCTTTCGTGCATCGGCGCGCGGTCGGGTAG
- the mutM gene encoding bifunctional DNA-formamidopyrimidine glycosylase/DNA-(apurinic or apyrimidinic site) lyase, which translates to MPELPEVETIRRDLEPRLVGRRITRVEIAPDRVPVLEGIDEASFREGVAGARIEGLDRRGKFLIFELDTGSRLVVHLRMTGKLLLDNAPLAGHLRATFTLDDGSTLRFTDLRKFGRLWLVGSLTPLLDKIGPEPLSEGFALEHLAAALLNRKAPVKSVLLDQRRIAGIGNIYADEALFEAGILPARQGGGLSGEEVARLHAAIRTVLLRGVESRGASFRDYLDASGESGSMQMYVKVFRRTGKPCYVCGAGIERTRVGGRSTHFCPVCQR; encoded by the coding sequence ATGCCCGAACTGCCCGAAGTCGAGACCATACGCCGCGACCTCGAGCCGCGTCTCGTCGGGCGCCGCATCACCCGTGTGGAGATCGCGCCCGACCGCGTGCCGGTGCTCGAGGGCATCGACGAGGCCTCGTTCCGCGAGGGGGTCGCCGGTGCGCGCATCGAGGGCCTCGACCGGCGCGGCAAGTTCCTCATCTTCGAGCTCGACACCGGTTCAAGGCTCGTTGTCCACCTGCGCATGACGGGCAAGCTCCTGCTCGACAACGCGCCCCTGGCCGGCCACTTGCGCGCCACCTTCACCCTGGACGATGGCTCTACGCTGCGTTTCACCGACCTGCGCAAGTTCGGCCGCCTCTGGCTGGTCGGCTCCCTCACACCGCTCCTCGACAAGATCGGCCCGGAGCCCCTGAGCGAGGGGTTTGCCCTCGAGCACCTGGCGGCCGCGCTACTCAACCGCAAGGCTCCCGTGAAATCGGTGCTCCTCGACCAGCGTCGCATCGCCGGCATCGGCAACATCTACGCCGACGAGGCGCTCTTCGAAGCCGGCATCCTGCCGGCGCGCCAGGGGGGCGGCCTCAGCGGTGAGGAGGTGGCGCGCCTCCACGCAGCCATCCGCACCGTCCTCCTGCGCGGCGTCGAGAGCCGAGGCGCCAGCTTTCGGGACTACCTGGACGCATCCGGGGAGTCGGGAAGCATGCAGATGTACGTGAAGGTGTTCCGGCGCACCGGCAAGCCCTGCTACGTCTGCGGCGCCGGCATCGAGCGCACCAGGGTTGGCGGCCGCAGCACTCACTTCTGTCCCGTGTGCCAGCGATGA
- a CDS encoding TetR/AcrR family transcriptional regulator, with translation MAPRRYQMSRRAANVEQTRRRIVEATMALHAEKGVLDTTVADIAARADVAVGTIYRHFPTLDDLVDACGQATWELAAPPSIAVFADLDSLEERVRRLFLAFGDVYQRLSELGMDHAAVRVEGKKVAPVARWFAAWDELHQAMVRAALGGDEDGVEDQTAAAVLRVLSGWEAWRGLNEAGLPGSEAVALLAEIALSWLAGRSRKEVRPP, from the coding sequence ATGGCGCCCCGACGATACCAGATGTCCAGACGCGCGGCCAACGTAGAGCAAACCCGGCGCCGCATCGTCGAGGCTACGATGGCGCTGCACGCCGAGAAGGGCGTGCTCGACACGACCGTCGCCGACATCGCTGCCCGCGCTGACGTCGCCGTCGGCACCATCTACCGCCACTTTCCCACGCTCGATGACCTCGTCGACGCCTGCGGCCAGGCAACGTGGGAGCTTGCCGCGCCGCCTTCGATTGCTGTCTTCGCGGACCTGGACTCACTCGAAGAGCGGGTACGGCGCCTGTTCCTAGCCTTCGGCGACGTCTACCAGCGTTTGAGCGAGCTCGGGATGGACCACGCCGCCGTCCGCGTGGAAGGCAAGAAAGTGGCGCCGGTTGCGCGGTGGTTCGCCGCCTGGGACGAGCTGCACCAGGCCATGGTGCGCGCCGCCCTGGGCGGCGACGAAGACGGCGTCGAGGACCAGACGGCCGCTGCCGTGCTCCGGGTCCTGTCTGGCTGGGAAGCCTGGCGTGGCCTCAATGAGGCCGGCCTGCCCGGCAGCGAGGCGGTAGCCCTGCTGGCGGAGATCGCGCTGTCTTGGCTGGCAGGCCGGTCCCGGAAGGAGGTGCGTCCGCCCTAG
- a CDS encoding alpha/beta fold hydrolase has protein sequence MEPPPVQYVRTPDGFDIAYTVSGQGLPFVFMPWPFSHRDLWWQSVFGGPISEALAQRFRLVQYDSRGQGMSTRGLPEDHSLDDYLTDLEAVVDRLRLDRFILFGCPVFGHVAVKYAVRRPERLLALVIANILATSGAPVAPLIAEMARRDWDAFIYTVAASFSVAGAPIETSYWRVATSREDFLLMDAAGRASRIDDLLPQITVPTFVGTNRFLRDGVTPNAVFAASQRVAAMVPNARLDIAETDGAVLLPDETGVPPLVRRIEAFLHDVGVLTAATATPASDEATGAGPDAGLADHGLSPRQREVLRLVAEGKTNREIAEDLVLSERTVQRHVADIYARIGARNRAEATAIALGGSFTAP, from the coding sequence ATGGAGCCGCCGCCCGTCCAGTACGTCCGCACGCCGGATGGCTTCGACATCGCCTACACGGTCTCTGGCCAGGGCCTGCCCTTCGTATTCATGCCCTGGCCCTTCAGCCACCGCGACCTGTGGTGGCAGTCAGTTTTCGGGGGGCCGATTTCCGAGGCGCTGGCGCAGCGCTTCCGCCTGGTCCAGTACGACAGCCGCGGCCAGGGCATGTCCACTCGCGGCCTCCCCGAAGACCACTCGCTCGATGACTACCTCACCGACCTCGAGGCGGTCGTCGACCGGCTGCGGCTCGACCGCTTCATTCTGTTCGGTTGCCCGGTCTTCGGCCACGTCGCCGTCAAGTACGCCGTCCGCCGCCCCGAGCGCCTTCTGGCTCTGGTCATCGCCAACATCCTGGCGACCTCCGGCGCGCCTGTGGCTCCGCTGATTGCTGAAATGGCGCGGCGGGACTGGGATGCCTTCATCTACACGGTCGCCGCCTCGTTTTCGGTTGCTGGCGCGCCAATCGAGACCTCCTACTGGCGCGTCGCCACGAGTCGCGAGGACTTTCTCCTAATGGATGCCGCCGGCCGCGCCTCCAGAATCGACGACTTGCTGCCGCAGATAACGGTGCCGACCTTCGTGGGGACCAATCGCTTTCTCCGCGATGGTGTTACGCCAAACGCCGTGTTCGCCGCGAGCCAGAGAGTAGCAGCTATGGTCCCCAACGCGCGATTGGACATCGCCGAGACCGACGGCGCAGTCCTGCTGCCAGACGAGACGGGAGTCCCGCCCCTCGTACGCAGGATCGAGGCCTTCCTACACGACGTCGGCGTCCTGACGGCGGCAACCGCCACGCCCGCGAGTGACGAAGCCACGGGCGCGGGCCCCGACGCGGGTCTGGCCGACCATGGCCTCTCGCCACGTCAGCGGGAGGTCCTTCGTCTCGTGGCCGAAGGCAAGACGAACCGCGAAATCGCCGAGGACTTGGTCCTGAGCGAGCGCACCGTCCAGCGGCACGTCGCCGACATCTATGCCCGTATCGGCGCCCGTAACCGCGCCGAGGCGACCGCGATCGCCCTGGGCGGGTCTTTCACCGCGCCCTAG
- a CDS encoding P1 family peptidase, which translates to MPASVRRLDSITDVSGLKVGHWTDRRAATGCTVVLCERGAVPGVDVRGAAPGSRETDLMRPGALVDQVHAVLLTGGSAFGLDAATGVMRWCEERGIGYRFGGACVPIVGAAVLFDLGIGRGAVRPDAAAGYAACRAARSGRIPEGSVGAGTGATVAKLGGPGTSLKGGIGTASEDAGSGIVVAALVAVNAAGEVVDSTDGSIVAGSRSAGGGFAPAYDIIRRGAEPPPPGENTTIGVVATNARLTKEQANRLAAVAHDGLARAIRPVHTMSDGDTIFSLATGDVDLPPRGQRAIEALGALAVERAIVKAVRAAKGLAGVPSAAEWLADRPFRA; encoded by the coding sequence ATGCCTGCGTCCGTCCGCCGTCTCGACAGCATCACGGACGTCAGCGGCCTGAAGGTCGGCCACTGGACTGACCGGCGCGCCGCCACCGGCTGCACCGTCGTCCTCTGCGAGCGCGGCGCGGTGCCCGGCGTCGACGTGCGCGGCGCTGCCCCCGGCAGCCGCGAGACCGACCTCATGCGCCCCGGCGCCCTGGTGGACCAGGTCCACGCCGTGCTGCTCACCGGCGGCAGCGCCTTCGGCCTCGACGCTGCCACGGGGGTAATGCGCTGGTGCGAGGAGCGCGGCATCGGTTACCGCTTCGGCGGCGCCTGCGTCCCCATCGTGGGCGCCGCGGTCCTCTTCGACCTCGGCATCGGCCGCGGTGCTGTCCGTCCGGACGCAGCCGCCGGTTACGCCGCCTGCCGGGCGGCGCGCTCCGGCCGCATCCCGGAAGGCAGCGTGGGCGCCGGGACGGGCGCGACCGTCGCGAAGCTGGGAGGCCCGGGCACGAGCCTCAAGGGAGGCATCGGGACGGCCAGCGAGGACGCCGGGAGCGGCATCGTGGTCGCCGCCCTCGTCGCCGTGAACGCGGCCGGCGAGGTCGTGGACAGCACCGATGGCAGCATCGTAGCCGGCTCACGCTCGGCCGGCGGCGGCTTCGCTCCCGCATACGACATCATCCGTCGCGGCGCCGAGCCGCCTCCGCCCGGCGAAAACACGACTATCGGTGTCGTTGCCACGAACGCGCGGCTGACGAAGGAGCAGGCGAACCGGCTCGCCGCCGTCGCCCACGACGGCCTCGCGCGCGCGATCCGGCCAGTACACACGATGTCAGACGGAGACACCATCTTTTCCCTTGCCACCGGCGATGTCGACCTGCCGCCTCGCGGCCAGCGCGCCATCGAGGCCCTGGGGGCGCTCGCCGTCGAGCGGGCGATCGTGAAGGCGGTGCGCGCCGCGAAGGGCCTCGCCGGCGTGCCGTCCGCCGCCGAGTGGCTCGCCGACCGCCCGTTCCGGGCGTGA
- a CDS encoding MBL fold metallo-hydrolase, whose amino-acid sequence MDTAYKATDEVHVFPVNLPIPGLGFLPINAFLLKSREPVLIDTGLGVERNNFIAALESVIDPRELRWVWLTHDDADHTGAIQEVMRIAPNAKLVTHALAAMRMSTWWDVPLDRVHAIGPGQKLDVGDRTLVGFAPPVFDNPMSTGIYDAKSGILFSVDSFGALIDAPAQDAKDVPQDVLAQGMVAWATEDSPWTSLVDERKFGAVLEEVRALGPKMILSSHLPPASNRTEEFLKLLATVPRAEHMPAPDQAMFSEMVAQLTAPAGA is encoded by the coding sequence TTGGACACCGCCTATAAAGCCACCGACGAAGTGCATGTGTTCCCGGTCAATCTGCCCATCCCCGGCCTCGGCTTTCTGCCGATCAACGCTTTCCTCCTCAAATCGCGCGAGCCCGTACTTATCGATACCGGCCTCGGTGTCGAGCGGAATAACTTCATCGCGGCGCTGGAGTCGGTCATCGACCCGCGCGAGCTGCGCTGGGTCTGGCTGACGCACGACGATGCCGACCACACCGGGGCGATCCAGGAGGTGATGCGCATTGCGCCGAACGCGAAACTCGTCACGCACGCCCTGGCCGCGATGCGCATGAGCACCTGGTGGGACGTGCCGTTGGACCGCGTTCACGCCATCGGCCCGGGCCAGAAGCTGGACGTGGGCGACCGAACGCTGGTGGGTTTTGCCCCGCCCGTCTTCGACAACCCGATGTCCACCGGCATCTACGACGCCAAGTCAGGCATCCTGTTCAGCGTCGATTCCTTCGGGGCGCTAATAGACGCGCCGGCCCAGGATGCGAAGGATGTCCCGCAGGACGTGCTTGCCCAGGGCATGGTCGCGTGGGCGACCGAGGACTCACCATGGACCAGCCTCGTGGACGAGCGGAAGTTTGGCGCCGTCCTCGAGGAGGTCAGGGCGCTCGGCCCGAAGATGATCCTGTCGTCGCACCTGCCGCCGGCCAGCAACCGGACCGAGGAGTTCTTGAAGCTCCTTGCCACCGTCCCGCGGGCCGAGCACATGCCCGCGCCCGATCAGGCCATGTTCAGCGAGATGGTCGCTCAGCTCACGGCGCCCGCGGGCGCCTAG
- the nudC gene encoding NAD(+) diphosphatase, which yields MADIIPFSGNPLDRAAAERRDPLWLEAKRTDRDSRFLPLWRLQIPVVGDETSPVLAWATAGQVQALEYDAPSYLLGQLDGRAYFAVDVSPLPEPLEALGLEGARYADARSLATRLPPQEAGIVAQAKSQVDWHATHGYCSNCGDRTEVHDAGLMRKCTGCGTEHFPRTNPVVIMVVWRGNRCLLGRGRNWAPNSYSALAGFIDQGESLEDAVRREVKEEVGLDVDEVRYVASQPWPFSMSLMLGCFARVQSEDFVIDPFEIDGARWFDRDEVHKAIVSPGPDLGFSVPGRVAIAHHLIKAWCEERMRE from the coding sequence ATGGCGGACATCATCCCCTTTTCCGGCAACCCGCTGGACCGCGCCGCGGCGGAGCGGCGAGACCCACTCTGGTTGGAGGCGAAGCGGACAGACCGCGATAGCCGGTTCCTGCCGTTGTGGCGGCTTCAGATCCCGGTGGTGGGTGACGAGACCTCGCCCGTGTTGGCGTGGGCGACAGCCGGGCAGGTCCAGGCGCTGGAGTACGACGCGCCGTCCTACCTGCTCGGGCAGCTCGATGGGCGGGCGTACTTTGCCGTGGATGTCTCGCCCCTGCCGGAGCCGCTGGAAGCGCTGGGCCTCGAGGGCGCGCGCTACGCCGATGCGCGCAGCCTGGCGACGCGGCTGCCGCCCCAGGAGGCCGGCATCGTCGCGCAGGCGAAGTCGCAAGTCGATTGGCACGCCACGCACGGCTACTGCTCCAACTGCGGCGACCGGACGGAGGTGCACGACGCCGGCCTGATGCGGAAGTGTACGGGGTGCGGCACGGAGCACTTCCCGCGCACCAACCCGGTGGTGATCATGGTGGTCTGGCGCGGCAACCGCTGCCTGCTGGGCCGGGGCCGGAACTGGGCGCCGAACAGCTATTCGGCGCTCGCGGGCTTCATCGACCAGGGCGAGTCGCTCGAGGACGCTGTGCGGCGCGAGGTGAAGGAAGAGGTCGGCCTCGATGTGGACGAGGTGCGTTATGTCGCCTCACAGCCGTGGCCGTTCTCGATGTCGCTCATGCTGGGCTGCTTCGCCCGCGTCCAGTCCGAGGACTTCGTGATCGACCCCTTCGAGATCGACGGCGCCCGCTGGTTCGACCGCGACGAGGTCCACAAGGCAATCGTGTCGCCTGGCCCCGACCTCGGCTTCTCCGTGCCCGGCCGGGTCGCGATTGCGCACCACCTGATCAAGGCCTGGTGCGAGGAACGCATGCGGGAGTAA
- a CDS encoding PHP domain-containing protein: MLIDLHTHTRPLSWDSYLTADELIERSKKAGLDGICLSEHDYFWEPEKVRELAKRHNFLVLPAIEINTEDGHMLCYGLEKYVYGMHRSLELAEYIRESRGAMVAAHPYRRQMPWVVREERDYEEALERASRNTAYQHCVALERINGRGSVKENTFSARLCDYMRMPGTAGSDAHAIADIGKCATEFINTIESIEDLIEELRAGRFRPVSLVGEGVLTAG, encoded by the coding sequence ATGCTCATAGACCTGCACACGCACACCAGGCCTCTGTCCTGGGACTCCTATCTGACCGCGGACGAGCTCATAGAAAGATCGAAGAAGGCGGGCCTGGACGGGATCTGCCTGTCGGAGCACGACTACTTCTGGGAGCCGGAAAAGGTACGGGAGCTGGCGAAGAGGCACAACTTCCTGGTCCTGCCAGCAATCGAGATCAATACCGAAGACGGCCACATGCTGTGCTACGGGCTGGAGAAGTACGTCTACGGGATGCACCGCTCCCTGGAGCTGGCGGAGTACATCCGCGAGTCGCGGGGCGCCATGGTCGCGGCCCACCCCTACCGGCGCCAGATGCCGTGGGTGGTGCGGGAGGAGAGGGACTACGAGGAGGCCCTGGAGCGCGCTTCCCGCAACACCGCCTACCAGCACTGCGTGGCCCTGGAGCGCATCAACGGCCGCGGCAGCGTGAAGGAGAACACATTCTCGGCACGGCTTTGCGACTACATGCGCATGCCCGGCACCGCCGGAAGCGACGCCCATGCGATCGCGGACATCGGCAAGTGCGCCACCGAGTTCATCAACACCATCGAGTCCATCGAGGACCTCATCGAGGAGCTGCGAGCAGGGCGATTCCGGCCTGTGAGCCTGGTGGGCGAAGGGGTGCTCACCGCCGGCTAG
- a CDS encoding glycosyltransferase family 2 protein, with protein MRDEAPPVAAVVLTWNNFSDTDECLRSVANLHYQRLSVVVVDNGSTDSSAERLEGVWGGRAKFVRNHANLGVAAGYNAGIREALAQGAEYVLLLNNDVVVDPGLLDALLPAFEAEPRLGTISPLITYYENRERLWFAGAVYNRFLGLARHVYLSRPVTAASKRLGRLFESDYVPNCSALTPAEAFRRAGLLDEAFFLGLEDIDWCLRLRSLGYRIRVCGRPLTAHKVSASAGFRGSNVLSPAQAYHYARGSILLGRRWSPGIRFVPYFAGQLLVRFPYYSLQMAIHGRPRGIPSYLRGLWDGFRLYVLEGKTSAPPPAPA; from the coding sequence ATGCGCGACGAAGCCCCGCCGGTTGCCGCCGTCGTCCTGACCTGGAACAACTTCTCGGACACGGATGAGTGCCTGCGGTCAGTGGCGAACCTGCACTACCAGCGCCTGTCGGTCGTCGTGGTCGACAACGGCTCGACGGACAGTTCCGCCGAGAGGTTGGAAGGGGTCTGGGGCGGCAGGGCGAAGTTCGTGCGCAACCATGCCAACCTCGGCGTTGCGGCCGGCTACAACGCCGGCATCCGCGAAGCGCTGGCGCAGGGCGCCGAGTACGTCCTGCTCCTGAACAATGACGTCGTCGTCGACCCAGGGTTGCTGGATGCCCTCCTGCCGGCTTTCGAGGCGGAGCCCCGCCTGGGCACGATCTCACCGCTAATCACTTACTACGAGAACCGGGAGCGCCTCTGGTTCGCGGGCGCGGTGTACAACCGCTTTCTCGGGCTGGCCCGGCACGTCTACCTCTCGAGACCCGTGACCGCGGCCTCCAAGCGGCTGGGCAGGCTCTTCGAGAGCGATTACGTCCCGAACTGCAGCGCCCTGACGCCGGCCGAAGCCTTTCGCCGGGCCGGCCTCCTGGACGAGGCCTTCTTTCTGGGACTGGAAGACATCGATTGGTGCCTGCGGCTGAGGTCGCTGGGCTATCGCATCCGGGTCTGCGGCCGGCCACTCACCGCGCACAAGGTCTCCGCGAGCGCGGGCTTCCGCGGCTCCAACGTGCTTTCGCCCGCGCAGGCCTATCACTACGCCAGGGGCAGCATTCTGCTCGGGAGGCGTTGGTCGCCCGGCATCCGCTTTGTGCCCTACTTCGCGGGCCAGCTCCTGGTTAGGTTCCCGTACTACTCGCTGCAGATGGCCATTCACGGGCGCCCGCGCGGC
- a CDS encoding GNAT family N-acetyltransferase — protein sequence MIREERARLVERYRRGHRDIMSLLALPGTLPLDFAPEGEWSARQVVHHLADTEVFRCTRLRRLLSEDQPLVQAFDELRLAERAYYSRPIEASLALFDAGVRSSLEFIDSMTEQDWSKEGTHSELGRFSMEDWLVRAADHLAQHAEQLRRTLEAGGGPLAVTVEPLVAERLKPWLTDLLARNHSARVVSRGRMYFPAELPGFVARIGGRPIALATYLVEGAECQLVTLHSEVENVGAGSALIAAVRAEAANAGCRRLWLITTNDNTHAIRFYQRRGFRLAHAHVGAIDAVSRPLKPEIPFAGNDGIPIRDEIEMDLLLP from the coding sequence ATGATAAGGGAAGAACGAGCGCGGCTCGTCGAGCGTTATCGCCGCGGTCATCGCGACATAATGTCGCTGCTGGCGTTGCCAGGGACCCTGCCTCTGGACTTCGCCCCGGAAGGGGAGTGGTCGGCGCGCCAGGTCGTGCACCATCTCGCCGACACCGAAGTCTTTCGCTGCACGCGCCTGAGGCGGCTCCTTTCCGAGGACCAGCCGCTGGTCCAGGCGTTCGATGAGTTGCGGCTCGCGGAGCGCGCCTACTACTCGCGGCCGATCGAGGCCTCACTGGCGCTCTTCGACGCCGGCGTGCGGTCCAGCCTCGAGTTCATCGACTCCATGACGGAGCAGGACTGGTCGAAGGAGGGCACCCATAGCGAGTTGGGACGCTTCAGCATGGAGGACTGGCTGGTGCGCGCCGCCGACCACCTCGCCCAGCACGCGGAGCAGTTGCGCCGCACGCTCGAGGCCGGCGGCGGACCGCTCGCCGTCACCGTCGAGCCGTTGGTGGCGGAGCGGCTGAAGCCCTGGCTTACGGACCTCCTCGCCCGCAACCACAGCGCGCGGGTCGTCAGCCGCGGCCGCATGTACTTCCCCGCCGAGCTTCCCGGGTTTGTCGCCAGAATCGGCGGCCGCCCGATTGCTCTGGCGACCTACCTCGTCGAGGGTGCCGAGTGTCAGCTCGTCACGCTGCACTCGGAGGTCGAGAACGTTGGCGCGGGCTCTGCGCTGATCGCGGCAGTCCGGGCCGAGGCCGCGAACGCCGGCTGCCGCCGCCTCTGGCTCATCACGACCAACGACAACACGCACGCCATCCGCTTCTATCAGCGCCGCGGCTTCCGTCTTGCCCACGCCCACGTCGGCGCTATCGACGCCGTGAGCCGCCCTCTGAAACCGGAGATCCCTTTCGCCGGCAACGACGGCATCCCCATCAGGGACGAGATCGAGATGGACCTCCTTCTGCCGTAA